In Fusobacterium canifelinum, a genomic segment contains:
- a CDS encoding RnfABCDGE type electron transport complex subunit D, whose amino-acid sequence MSTILKTGPAPHIRTAETVESVMYDVVIALIPAFAMAVYTFGVRALILTAVSVLTCILTEYLCQKALKRDIEAFDGSAILTGILFSFVVPAIMPLQYVVVGNIVAITLGKMVYGGLGHNIFNPALVGRAFVQASWPVAITTFAFDGKAGATVLDAMKRGIPLSDALLENTNQYIDAFLGQMGGCLGETSSLALLIGGAYLIYKKHIDWKLPATMIGTVFILTWAMGADPLMQIFSGGLFLGAFFMATDMVTSPTTSKGRVVFALGLGILISLIRMKGGYPEGTAYAILIMNGVVPLIDRYIRPKKFGGVSKNGK is encoded by the coding sequence GTGAGTACAATTTTAAAAACAGGACCAGCTCCTCATATTAGAACAGCAGAAACTGTTGAATCAGTAATGTATGATGTTGTTATAGCCTTGATACCAGCATTTGCTATGGCTGTATACACATTTGGTGTGAGAGCTTTGATACTAACTGCTGTATCAGTTTTGACTTGTATACTTACAGAATATCTATGTCAAAAAGCATTAAAAAGAGATATAGAAGCATTTGATGGAAGTGCTATACTAACAGGTATATTATTTTCATTTGTAGTTCCAGCTATAATGCCTTTACAATATGTAGTAGTTGGAAATATAGTGGCAATAACATTAGGTAAAATGGTTTATGGTGGTTTAGGACATAATATTTTCAACCCAGCATTAGTGGGCAGAGCATTTGTTCAAGCATCTTGGCCAGTTGCAATAACGACATTTGCGTTTGATGGAAAAGCAGGAGCAACAGTTTTAGATGCTATGAAAAGAGGAATTCCTCTATCAGATGCATTGTTAGAAAATACTAACCAATATATTGATGCTTTTCTAGGGCAAATGGGAGGATGTTTAGGAGAAACTTCTTCTTTGGCTCTATTAATAGGAGGAGCATATTTAATATATAAGAAACATATAGATTGGAAACTTCCTGCTACTATGATAGGTACAGTATTTATTTTAACTTGGGCAATGGGAGCAGATCCTTTAATGCAAATATTCTCAGGAGGATTGTTCTTAGGAGCTTTCTTTATGGCAACTGATATGGTTACAAGCCCAACAACTTCAAAAGGAAGAGTAGTTTTTGCATTGGGATTAGGAATTTTAATTTCTTTAATCAGAATGAAAGGTGGATATCCAGAAGGAACAGCTTATGCTATTTTAATAATGAATGGTGTAGTTCCTTTAATTGATAGATATATAAGACCTAAAAAGTTTGGAGGGGTGAGCAAAAATGGAAAATAG
- the rsxC gene encoding electron transport complex subunit RsxC: MKFFGFRGGVHPPENKIQTEHLPIEKLESPDEIFVPLLQHIGAPLNPIVNVGDRVLKGQKIADAEGLAVPVHSPVSGTVTKIESRVFPLTGKVMTIFIENDKKEEWAELSKIENWEEADKKALLDIIREKGIVGIGGATFPTHVKLNPPPNTQLDSLILNGAECEPYLNSDNRLMLENPKSIVEGIKIIKKILNVPNVYVGIEDNKPEAIESMKKASEGTGINIVPLKTKYPQGGEKQLIKSILDRQVPSGQLPSAVGVVVQNTGTAAAIYEAVVNGKPLIEKVVTVSGKAIKNPKNVKVAIGTPFSYILDHCGINREEMARLVMGGPMMGLAQMTEDATVIKGTSGLLALTNEEMRPYKTKACISCSKCVSACPMGLAPLMFDRLAAAKEYEEMAVHNLMDCIECGSCAYICPANRPLAEAIKTGKAKLRAKKK, translated from the coding sequence ATGAAATTTTTTGGTTTCAGAGGCGGCGTTCATCCCCCTGAAAATAAAATACAAACAGAACATTTACCAATTGAAAAGTTGGAATCTCCAGATGAAATTTTTGTTCCTCTTTTACAACATATAGGAGCTCCTTTAAATCCTATTGTAAATGTAGGAGATAGAGTTTTAAAAGGACAAAAAATTGCAGATGCAGAAGGTTTGGCGGTACCTGTTCATTCACCAGTGAGTGGAACTGTTACTAAAATTGAAAGTCGTGTTTTTCCTTTAACAGGAAAAGTTATGACAATTTTCATTGAAAATGACAAAAAAGAAGAGTGGGCAGAACTAAGTAAAATTGAAAATTGGGAAGAAGCAGATAAGAAAGCTTTACTTGACATTATCAGAGAAAAGGGTATTGTTGGTATAGGAGGGGCAACATTCCCAACTCATGTAAAATTAAATCCTCCACCTAACACACAACTAGATAGTTTGATTTTAAATGGTGCAGAATGTGAACCTTATTTAAATTCGGACAATAGACTTATGTTAGAAAATCCAAAATCAATAGTTGAAGGAATTAAAATTATTAAAAAGATTTTAAATGTTCCTAATGTTTATGTAGGAATAGAAGATAATAAACCAGAAGCTATTGAATCTATGAAAAAAGCATCAGAAGGAACAGGGATAAATATTGTTCCATTAAAAACAAAATATCCACAAGGAGGAGAAAAACAACTTATTAAATCAATTTTAGATAGACAAGTTCCATCTGGACAACTTCCATCAGCAGTTGGTGTTGTTGTACAAAATACAGGAACAGCTGCAGCAATATATGAAGCTGTTGTAAATGGAAAACCTTTAATTGAAAAAGTTGTTACAGTATCTGGAAAGGCTATTAAAAATCCTAAAAATGTAAAAGTTGCAATAGGAACACCTTTCTCATATATTTTAGACCACTGTGGAATAAATAGAGAAGAAATGGCAAGATTAGTTATGGGAGGTCCTATGATGGGACTTGCTCAAATGACAGAAGATGCCACTGTAATAAAAGGTACATCAGGGCTTTTAGCACTAACTAATGAGGAAATGAGACCATACAAGACAAAAGCTTGTATAAGCTGTTCTAAGTGTGTTTCTGCATGTCCTATGGGGCTTGCACCACTTATGTTTGATAGATTAGCTGCTGCAAAAGAATATGAAGAAATGGCAGTTCATAATCTAATGGATTGTATAGAATGTGGTTCTTGTGCTTATATTTGTCCTGCTAATAGACCTTTAGCTGAGGCTATTAAAACAGGAAAAGCTAAATTAAGAGCTAAGAAAAAGTAG
- the pth gene encoding aminoacyl-tRNA hydrolase translates to MKIVIGLGNPGKKYEKTRHNIGFIAVDSLRKKFNISDEREKFQALVSEKNIDGEKVIFFKPQTFMNLSGNSVIEIINFYKLDPKKDIIVIYDDMDLSFGDIRIREKGSSGGHNGIKSIISHIGEEFIRIKCGIGAKEKDAVEHVLGEFNQTEQKDLDEILEKINNCVIEMLSVQNLDRIMQKYNKKKENSK, encoded by the coding sequence ATGAAAATTGTTATTGGTTTAGGAAATCCAGGTAAAAAATATGAAAAGACACGGCATAATATAGGTTTTATTGCTGTGGATAGTTTAAGAAAAAAGTTTAATATAAGTGATGAAAGAGAAAAATTTCAAGCTCTTGTCAGTGAAAAAAATATTGATGGAGAGAAAGTTATATTTTTTAAGCCCCAAACCTTTATGAATTTAAGCGGAAATTCAGTTATAGAGATTATAAATTTCTATAAATTAGACCCTAAGAAAGATATTATTGTTATCTATGATGATATGGATTTATCTTTTGGAGACATTAGAATTAGAGAAAAGGGAAGCTCTGGTGGTCATAATGGAATAAAATCTATAATTTCTCATATAGGAGAAGAGTTTATCAGAATAAAGTGTGGTATAGGTGCAAAAGAAAAAGATGCTGTTGAACATGTCCTAGGAGAGTTTAATCAGACTGAACAAAAAGACTTAGATGAAATTTTAGAAAAAATTAATAACTGTGTTATAGAAATGCTAAGTGTTCAAAATTTAGATAGGATTATGCAGAAGTATAATAAGAAAAAAGAAAATTCAAAATAA